The following proteins are co-located in the Gammaproteobacteria bacterium genome:
- a CDS encoding Tim44 domain-containing protein — protein MYKILFFIAITLLGLSLAVDEAAAARMGGGRNLGRQSPSYSRQATPPPPSYANPSPSYANPRTPPSATPSGGSRWLGPLAGLAAGGLLASLFLGHGFEGIRFTDLLILAGLGVGIYFLIKTLRKRGDFTSPRERLSTVGAVNAERFQTVDFSSGMAGGGGNARPLDAAHLAWFNEESFLQNARTYFVRLQAAWDAGQMGEIEEYVTPELYRQLIQQRAALGPNFTEVVTLNVDFLGLATEGDTIFAGVRYSGLIREQQGATPIPFTETWHVQRSLSDPNANWYVAGIQQS, from the coding sequence ATGTATAAGATCTTGTTTTTTATAGCTATCACACTATTAGGGCTGAGCCTCGCCGTGGACGAAGCAGCAGCAGCACGCATGGGAGGCGGTCGGAACCTAGGCAGGCAGAGTCCTAGTTACTCGCGTCAAGCCACTCCTCCTCCGCCCTCCTACGCCAATCCCTCACCCTCCTACGCCAATCCTCGAACCCCTCCTTCTGCTACCCCCTCAGGCGGGAGCCGCTGGCTCGGCCCCTTGGCAGGTTTGGCAGCAGGTGGTTTGCTCGCATCCTTATTCCTTGGACATGGTTTTGAGGGGATTCGATTCACGGATCTTTTGATCCTGGCTGGATTAGGGGTTGGTATCTATTTCTTGATTAAGACTCTACGTAAACGTGGAGACTTTACTTCACCCAGAGAACGACTCTCGACCGTTGGGGCAGTAAATGCAGAACGCTTTCAAACTGTGGATTTCAGTTCCGGTATGGCTGGCGGGGGGGGCAATGCTCGCCCTCTGGATGCTGCTCACTTGGCCTGGTTCAATGAGGAAAGTTTTCTGCAAAACGCCCGCACCTACTTCGTACGATTACAGGCGGCTTGGGATGCGGGTCAGATGGGAGAGATCGAAGAATACGTGACTCCCGAATTATATCGGCAACTGATCCAACAACGTGCGGCCCTCGGTCCGAATTTCACCGAGGTGGTAACTCTCAACGTCGATTTCCTGGGATTGGCAACGGAGGGAGATACCATTTTTGCTGGGGTGCGCTATAGCGGCCTTATTCGGGAACAACAGGGAGCGACGCCTATCCCCTTCACTGAGACTTGGCATGTCCAACGTTCCTTATCCGATCCCAACGCCAATTGGTACGTAGCTGGTATCCAACAAAGCTAG
- the bioB gene encoding biotin synthase — translation MTTRSINNLRHDWVRTEVLALFALPFSDLLYRAQTIHRAYHDPNLVQISTLLNIKTGGCPEDCGYCGQSAHYDTDLSRTRLMPLDEVLEAAHRARDAGATRFCMGAAWRSPQPRDLEPVLAMIRGVKALGLETCVTLGMLDAEQTRQLKEAGLDYYNHNLDTAPEFYGRVVTTRTYQDRLDTLAHVRTQGIQVCCGGIIGLGEGREERASLLVELANLPHHPESVPINLLVRVEGTPLHQIAPLDPFELVRTIAVARLMMPASMVRLSAGRDQMSDELQALGFLAGANSVFYGERLLTTANIAPDRDRVLFDRLGLHTENHAWDLQPHGCTMQ, via the coding sequence ATGACCACCAGATCTATCAATAACTTGCGACACGATTGGGTCCGTACTGAGGTTTTGGCTCTATTTGCCCTGCCCTTTAGCGACCTTCTCTACCGTGCCCAGACCATCCACCGCGCCTACCATGACCCCAACCTGGTACAGATAAGTACGTTACTTAACATCAAGACCGGTGGTTGTCCCGAGGATTGCGGTTACTGTGGACAGAGCGCCCACTACGACACCGACCTTTCCCGCACGCGGTTGATGCCCCTCGATGAAGTGCTGGAGGCAGCACATCGGGCACGTGATGCTGGCGCCACCCGCTTCTGCATGGGAGCCGCTTGGCGTTCTCCCCAACCACGCGACCTAGAACCCGTACTCGCAATGATCCGAGGAGTAAAGGCGCTGGGACTGGAGACCTGCGTTACCCTCGGGATGCTCGACGCCGAGCAAACTCGACAACTCAAAGAGGCAGGACTCGACTATTACAATCACAACCTCGACACCGCGCCCGAGTTCTATGGCCGAGTGGTCACTACCCGTACCTACCAAGATCGCCTTGACACCCTCGCCCACGTTCGTACCCAAGGGATCCAGGTGTGTTGTGGCGGTATTATCGGTTTGGGAGAAGGTCGAGAGGAACGGGCATCACTATTGGTGGAGTTGGCCAATCTCCCCCACCATCCTGAGAGTGTCCCGATCAATCTCCTGGTACGAGTAGAAGGGACACCCCTCCATCAGATTGCGCCACTGGATCCCTTCGAGTTGGTTCGCACCATTGCCGTGGCCCGACTTATGATGCCCGCTTCAATGGTGCGTCTATCCGCAGGACGCGATCAGATGAGCGATGAATTGCAGGCTCTGGGATTCCTGGCAGGGGCCAATTCAGTGTTTTACGGCGAACGCCTTCTCACCACCGCCAACATCGCCCCCGACCGCGACCGTGTCCTTTTCGATCGTCTCGGTCTACATACCGAGAATCATGCCTGGGACCTACAACCCCATGGTTGTACGATGCAATGA